Part of the Falco naumanni isolate bFalNau1 chromosome 3, bFalNau1.pat, whole genome shotgun sequence genome is shown below.
AAGTGCTGATATGCCAACAGTAATACTTTTTATGAACTACTTCTTCAGGAAACTTTAGTAGAAAATTACAGTGTTAATTGACAAAGTCTCCCCCTACCGCTCCCAGTgatacgcacacacacaccacaggAGAGGAAGAACACTTACATTAAAATCATGCCAGTAAAAGCCACTACCAGGGAATCCAGAGTCATCTTAAAACACAGGAGTGTGACGTGACtaaccagctgcagctgccttcGCAATGAATGGAGCAAACAAACAGTAATTTTCCTGTGGCATACACCCACGGCAACCAGCACACTACCAGCTCGGGGCCTCGTGAGCTAGCCCACACCTTTGCGTGTAAGTGCCCACCTCACCAGTTCTCACCCTTGTGTAAGGTCACAGAAGCTTTTAACATCTGTAACACCAGGACCAACATGAGTGCTGGTGCCTCAGCCCTTTAACAAGCAGCTTTTCTCTACACCTGCCTGTAACAGCTCACCTGCTGAAGTGAGAGACTGTGCCTCCATTCCAGCCAATCCATGTCTCGGGTCACTGTCCTTCAGCAAGATCATACCAAATGCCAGTACTCGATGGGAACAACAAAAGCTGTCATCAACAGTAACTTCAGAGTTTTAATTAGGAAGTCTTTAACAGATCATCCGAAATTTTGATTGGCATTCATCTAAATGTTACAGTAATTTTGAGCAGATtttagatcaggggtcctcaaacttttaaCCACGGGGCCGGCatgcggatgaagtggcaggcagtcatctgcggctgcttggcTTCCCCCCTCtccaacccccggcagggggggtctgtaaataccggggggcggattgaggaccctggggggccgtatccggcgcgcaggccgtagtttgaggacccctgttttaGATTATGAAAATTCATTACATTCAGCATAGAACAACTGCACTGTAAATTATTAATCCAGCCCTGAGCTGGAGCATTAAACAAGTACAGTCAACTTCTGAAGACAGTATTAATCCTGGAGTTACATTTTCCATCAGTGCATTGCTTCAAACAGCTGTCACTTAACTTTTCCCAGAATCTCTGCTCCTGAATTTTCACCTCAATAGTACCAGCCAGAAGCCCAAAACAACCAGCTAATTTGTGTCTGGCCTCACCAGTGAAAGCCTTCAATACACCCCATCTCAGGCTCTTAGATCTAGGATCTTCTTTTGGCATCAACCATTTTGCAGAAGTGAAAACTGAAGGTATTTAGATAAATGACAATGTCAGCTGCCCCACAGGAATGGATTGCACAAAGATGGGCAGCAAGACTATGTGTGCTACTTTATTCATAGCCATAGCTACTTTGCCACGTATTCCCtttaagttattttattttttaagttagaTCAACCATCAAGAATCCTTGACCCAGAAACTATTAAATCCCCCCTCCCAAAACCAGCCGCATGCAGCTCTCTTGGGAACTCAGAATCTGACTTGCGCCCGGAAATGCATCTGCTTTGTAGCGTTGTTACGCATTCCTGTCTTGAGCATCCACTTTGACTTCATCCTCTGCAGGTACTGCATATCACGCTGCTGAGCAAAGACTGCCCCTTcagaaagagaggaggaagagaaagggggTAAGTGTCTGTAAGCTTACTTACTACTTACATACAAACCAGCTAACCTGTCCATTTACATCAGCAGTTAGCTATACGTTTTCCTTCCCATACTGCTATAATTCTTTACACTTTTCTCTTGGGAAATGCCAGTTCCCCCTATGAATACCCATGACTCTGATTAAGGGCAACAGTTATTTTGCATTCCAGTGTatgattcttttatttcaaaagtggATATAGATCACGTCACTGCTTTCCAACTTGAAAAGTATTCTAACTGTCAAAGAATGGTTTATGTTGCCTTAATAAATAGCAAGAGTAGCGGTTTTGACAGGCAGAAACCAACAAATCTTAGGAAGTCACCAAATatcaaacacacacatgctgaTGAACTGAAAGGCTTGCACAAAGCTGCAATGGATTTTAGACACAACTTCCTGTCACTTATTTTGCTTGGATGTCAGGAATGAAAGGGGACTGAGTGGAAGACAAACAACTGCATAAAACCCCacaaatgtgaaacaaaattGACCTATTTTAATTGTACAGTAACGACATCCTAGAACCTCCTCTGCAAAAAAGCCACAGTCACTTACCTGTCTGACTTGTCCAGCCCAAAGCTCTGTACTGCTGCAACACCCGACCCactgctttcttatttttcgCAACAGCCACCGCTCTTGACAGACCAAACCGTTGCTTGTAGTATCTCATCAAAGAACGATGACCCACCCTTGCACCTGTTGAGAGGAGGGGACATCTTACTACGCATAATGAAGCAGCTTCTGAAATGTAGTATTCAAGCACACCGTGAAAACTGTGGAAAATCCCTATGctaagaaatgcttttagaaGGCTCAGAAGCTAAAAACTTTTAGGACTACTAGGACCTTGATTTAAATACTTTAAGAGCTGCTGTACTGCACTCTaccttgaaggaaaaaaacccaaagagtGCTGTTGTTCAAGAGGGCCTTAGCTTAGATAACAAACAGGCAGCTTTCAGAACAGCACGTTTTAATTAGGAGAATGACTAGAGGCAGTGCTGTTTCAAGTGACCAGGGAAGTAACTTGCTGACATTCAGGAAATCTTCTGTAACTGTATAGTTGGCAGTACTTTTCAGAATGAAAGGGCTGAGGTCCACTCACACAAAAACcactaaaagaaacaaatacacaaaaaaaacccaaaacaacacgGAAATAAAAATCCAAGCAAGAGTGTCAAATGCTACACACTGCAAGAGTacattgtttaaataatttagttttacTGAACTAGTTTACTAAATTAGTTTCTGGCTGCCTCTCTGCAAAAAAACCTGCGCTAGATTACCTAAGTTACAGCCTCTCCAAGTTGCACTATGAAGCATGGAAACTCTTGGAGTATACCATGAGAGTCACGTTAATGAAGAGGTGAAGTGGGCAAAGGCACCCCCTGCCTCAGTCCACAAATACATTCATGCTGAAGAAGTGGAACTACCTGTGAGTGAGAATAATGGAAGGCGAGGCCAAGACCCCAAAGACCCTTAGATGCAAAATTACATTCTCCCTTGCCATAGGAAACCCCTTACAGTGATGACCTACACTGCAGGTAATGGCTGCAGCTGTGAGAAATAGAGAGAAAGCACATCATAACACAAATCTTACGCCTACCTGATGGAAGGATCAGCTCCATAGTGTCATCATCATAATCCAACTCTCTCTCTGCTGGGCGCTCTCCAGACACCTCCATATCTTCCCCATCCTTGTGATCAGGGTAACTGCTCCTGTGGAAGAGCAGCAGTACATGGTTTATACATGGCCAGCAGCTACAGCTATCCAGACCCATTACACAGAAAAACTGCTATGCACAGCTACAGCAAGCCACAAACATTGTCACGTGTCATCTGCTTTAGTTTGGGAGTTCTTCCCAGTAGCACCCTGCCCTGAACAGATACCCAAGACAAGGGCCACTCTTCCTGCCCCTGTCCTATAACTCAGCACGGCTCTCCTGCTGCACATGTAACAGCGACTTCTGGCGAAAAGCCACCActgtgcagcccagcagctctgcacagctgctgaaCGAGCGCTCAGAGAAGCTCCGCTAAATCCACCTGTCACCATAATAGGAGGTATTTCTGACCAAACTGAACTCATCTTAGGATAAGTTACAGGAAGCTCAACCAGAGGCCTCTGAATCACAGCAGTCCTGTTTAACTCcagctacttaaaaaaattaaaaatccacagGAGGTATTAAGCCCACAATCCATCtaaaaagtaatggaaaagacagaaataccCTTTCATGGTCTCTTCTGGTGCACTGGAATCTACACTCAGTAacagcaaacacacaaaacaattcaaaacatatttttatgtaGGACTGGTATTAAGTGGTCACAGGAGAGGAGAACCAATCGTGTTTATTTTTACCTAGAAAAGTGGTCAACCAGCTATGCAAAATAAGCATCAGAACCAGAAACGGGCTAACTTTTAAGAATAAGTAATAGTTTCTGATGCAATATTCAACCGTCCTTTTGTCTGTCCCCATCTGTGCTCCACTCAAAGAAAAGCATCCTCACCTAAAATCATAGAAGTCTGCAAATTCCAAGGCAGCATCTCCATCTGTGAAGAGTTTGCAGTGGCTTTTATCATTCATGTGAGCCTGCACTGCTTCTGTAGAGTAGAAGGATTTCCCTTTCTCGTTGCACCAGATGCAGATTTTCCCAACACCAACTTTCTCTCCTGCGGAAAACACTGACACTTTTACTGGCCTGAATAGAGCCCCCCTAGTCAATAATGAACATTCCTCTAATGTACGCCTCCTAGCTCGCAGAGAGACAGAGGAAGAGCCTTGAGCCTTGCATTTCCAGAAAAGCCCTGCTGTTCCTATGCCTTGACCATACGGCTCCACCAGGGACAAGTCTGTGCATTCAAAGATTTCTTATGACAAGATATGGATCATTATGTACTCTCAATAACAAATTTCATATGAACAATACAGTTTTTTATCTATTACTCCaaagttattttgtttgcaTCATTATTTGTAGACATccaagaaggtatttttttttcagcttttagcTCTCTTATAAGTATCATAAACCAGTAAGGCAAATACTTGTGACTCATTAGTAGGGTACACAGTCCATATGCACACATCAGCAACAGTGTTGTCCTAAATTTCATATTAGCTGAACGACCTTCTCAACGTTAGAAAATTACATGAGACCTACAGGGTACATGACCACATGTTTGATCAATGGGGTTTTCTCCCACTCTCCCCTGAAAGCCTGTGGTCTGTTCATGATCAGAATAAGGAACTAGACAGCACTCAGATtttacacacacccccccccccccaaacattTAAAGTCATATCCAAGTGAAAATAAGCAATAACAGTATATAATTATCCTGACCAAAAATCAGAGAACATTCACAGGCATACCCAGGTACTGGATTAGTCCTCTCAGATCCACAAGGTACTCTATGTCTGGAATGAAGAAACTGTGAGCTTTCGTCATATGGGCCACATTTTTTGTGAGAGATCTTGAGTGGTGGGGACAGAACAAGCAGTCCGTGACTGGGATGGccccaacagcagcagtgctttcagcttctgcctgctcctcctcttctcctaCACTTTCCATCTCTTCAGAGCCGATGTCTTCATCAGAATCCATGTCTTCCCAGTCTTTTaaaggaagtttaaaaaaatatttatgtgtatgATTACTTCTCCCAAGCAAAATAAGTCCTGATTAAGTTAGAAAAAGCTATAGACAATATTGCATTTTCTATTCTTACAGCGAAGTGCCACACAGTCACTTCCAGGTGTAAGAATACACCATTTCCAGTAAAAGACATCTGCACAGCAAAGCCTGTCTGCTCATAAAAAAAGTGCACAGTTCCACTATTTCCCACCCTCTCTCCATTTTCTCAGCTATTGAAACTTTATTGCTGTTTTGAAGCCTTAAATTTAATTCACCACAGCACAAGAACACAAGTATGGCTCATTAAAAACAATACAACTCTGTCAGAATCATGAAAATACTCATTTCCAGCAGAGACTCAGCAGTGAGGGAAAACACTCCTGTTTACACATACATTGTcaacaacagagaaaaacaaaaccagctgtcACAGATACACTATGTTACATTATATGTTAGTAATACCAAGATATACTAATTATTTTACACATTTGCAAGATTACTGCAGAGCTCATTAATGGATAGATGAACCAGCAATCTGATTATACTGCTAGAGGGGTCTAGAAATCTTTAAGGAGTTCAGATCCAGTGCAGTGAGCATTTCCCAGTACTCTGTTCGTACTGGTCCC
Proteins encoded:
- the ZNF622 gene encoding zinc finger protein 622 yields the protein MATYTCITCRVAFKDADIQRAHYKTDWHRYNLKRKVADMPPVTAENFEERVLAQRAVAEEQNKITATYCTVCSKRFSNFNAYENHLKSKKHLELEKKAVEAVSKKVKILNEKNLEKGLAPEGVNKDEMNTAIQQAIRAQPSSSPKKTPLPPSNTSSSLVSTESASLLQSRERSEKPPRLQWFEQQAKKLAKQQAEEEEDVEEDWEDMDSDEDIGSEEMESVGEEEEQAEAESTAAVGAIPVTDCLFCPHHSRSLTKNVAHMTKAHSFFIPDIEYLVDLRGLIQYLGEKVGVGKICIWCNEKGKSFYSTEAVQAHMNDKSHCKLFTDGDAALEFADFYDFRSSYPDHKDGEDMEVSGERPAERELDYDDDTMELILPSGARVGHRSLMRYYKQRFGLSRAVAVAKNKKAVGRVLQQYRALGWTSQTGAVFAQQRDMQYLQRMKSKWMLKTGMRNNATKQMHFRAQVRF